In Rhodamnia argentea isolate NSW1041297 chromosome 11, ASM2092103v1, whole genome shotgun sequence, one genomic interval encodes:
- the LOC115747272 gene encoding uncharacterized protein LOC115747272 isoform X1, which yields MVPDDWRTCPYSLIEEITNDFSEENYIGSFQFGKVYRGDYEGKKVTVKISEDKPLNFLVRPGEVARSFREESYMHMWLTKSGLHDLHPNIVKCLCHTYFEGYFARVYDLNPLDTLHNLVTKDSFTWHQRIRAALGLANFLAYLHCFDPPLLVRNLDAAHVMIDQDYNAVLYDFSMLSGGYLTDRSFLIDEDAKGCHGYMDPNFDNHGKWSNKADVFAYGVVLLCLIGKRVYTEEDRLSPAPAPSVYEWAENEYNGSKPAKGSSKIKSSLVDESLKESPLFKFKDSLKITKLAMQCIKHNPHRRPSMKQVVSCLLNLHIVQYDKEAVGFDHKLFVEVTLPNPLKDKFKDLKEWIMTDLYSHLSSWFYFGGIRRTVPFISNRFYSQNQWPLGWRSSFFSQPFHIERTPCPSIANKRSILIEAAKRHGKMQLFSFEDLSQFTDEFSMENFIGNFQFGKMYHGKIGSRAVTVKILDKAETYFNSPGVGELMDELTLLRHPEFILHPSMVKLVGYCCEDENLGVVYDLNSLDTAQNLLTEDSFTWMRRIKVALGCARLLEFLHSKDGRDLPYAVRNIRPSHIMVDKEYNPIMFEFAMFTGGILPLPKYKKLSKHKLCLGYTECHPEDEVCGFQMGEERYDLRGGWTETDVLAFGTVLLNLITMRPYKYSEGPFPHDWAKEYEEKIAGSDDEMKCSLVHASLQANPGFYSDDGPKITRLAMQCIESSRHDRPSMRQVVNQMLKLRIIRKHAKALGFY from the exons ATGGTTCCAGACGACTGGAGGACTTGTCCTTACAGTCTTATTGAAGAGATCACCAACGACTTTAGTGAAGAAAACTACATCGGCAGTTTCCAATTCGGTAAAGTCTACCGTGGAGATTACGAAGGAAAGAAGGTTACGGTGAAGATATCGGAGGACAAACCTCTGAATTTTCTGGTCAGACCAGGAGAAGTCGCACGCAGCTTCCGGGAAGAATCTTATATGCACATGTGGTTGACTAAATCGGGACTACACGATCTTCACCCAAACATAGTCAAGTGCCTTTGTCACACTTATTTCGAAGGATATTTTGCTCGTGTTTACGACCTGAATCCTCTGGATACACTGCACAATCTTGTCACCAAAG ATAGCTTTACTTGGCACCAGAGGATCAGGGCTGCTTTAGGACTTGCTAACTTTCTTGCGTACCTTCATTGTTTTGACCCGCCTTTGCTGGTTCGTAATTTGGATGCTGCTCATGTAATGATTGACCAG GACTACAATGCAGTGTTATATGACTTCAGCATGCTTTCAGGTGGATATTTAACCGATAGGTCGTTCCTCATAGATGAAGATGCGAAAGGCTGTCATGGATACATGGATCCAAATTTTGACAATCATG GCAAATGGTCTAACAAAGCTGATGTCTTCGCATATGGAGTTGTGTTATTGTGTTTGATCGGCAAAAGAGTCTATACAGAGGAGGACAGATTAAGTCCTGCTCCTGCGCCTTCTGTCTATGAATGGGCCGAAAATGAGTACAACGGATCGAAGCCAGCCAAGGGCTCTAGCAAAATTAAATCGTCTCTTGTGGATGAAAGTCTCAAAGAAAGTCCGTTGTTCAAATTCAAAGACAGTTTAAAGATTACAAAGCTGGCCATGCAATGTATCAAGCATAACCCTCATCGCCGCCCATCAATGAAGCAAGTCGTTAGCTGTTTGCTGAATCTGCATATTGTTCAGTATGATAAAGAGGCTGTGGGTTTTGATCACAAACTGTTTGTGGAAGTCACTCTGCCCAATCCACTGAAGGATAAGTTTAAAG ATTTGAAGGAATGGATTATGACAGATCTCTATTCTCATCTCTCAAGCTGGTTTTATTTTGGAGGCATCAGAAGAACTGTCCCATTCATCTCTAATCGTTTCTACAGCCAGAATCAGTGGCCTTTAGGTTGGCGATCCTCATTCTTCTCCCAGCCTTTTCATATTGAAAGAACTCCTTGTCCAAGCATAGCTAATAAAAGAAGTATTCTGATTGAAGCAG CAAAACGGCATGGTAAGATGCAACTGTTTTCATTTGAAGACCTCAGCCAGTTCACTGATGAGTTTTCCATGGAGAATTTTATTGGGAACTTCCAGTTTGGCAAAATGTATCATGGAAAGATTGGATCACGAGCAGTGACTGTGAAAATATTAGACAAGGCAGAGACATATTTTAATTCTCCCGGAGTGGGAGAATTGATG GATGAGCTAACTCTACTTCGGCATCCAGAGTTCATCCTACACCCTTCTATGGTGAAGTTGGTAGGCTACTGTTGTGAAGATGAGAACCTTGGTGTAGTGTATGATCTGAATTCCTTGGATACTGCTCAAAACCTCCTGACAGAAG ATAGCTTTACATGGATGCGGAGGATTAAGGTTGCTCTTGGATGTGCTCGTCTTCTTGAATTCCTTCACTCCAAGGATGGACGGGATCTACCTTATGCAGTCCGTAATATACGTCCAAGTCATATAATGGTTGACAAG GAATACAACCCAATAATGTTCGAGTTTGCAATGTTTACTGGTGGAATTCTTCCTCTGCCAAAATACaagaagctttcaaagcatAAATTGTGTCTCGGCTACACTGAATGTCATCCTGAAGATGAAG TATGTGGGTTTCAAATGGGAGAAGAAAGATATGATTTACGAG GCGGGTGGACAGAAACCGATGTGCTTGCGTTTGGGACTGTTCTCCTTAATCTGATTACGATGAGGCCCTATAAGTACTCGGAAGGACCTTTTCCTCATGACTGGGCCAAGGAGTACGAGGAGAAAATTGCCGGGTCAGATGACGAGATGAAATGCTCGTTGGTACATGCAAGCCTGCAAGCGAACCCGGGATTCTATTCCGACGATGGACCTAAGATCACAAGGTTAGCAATGCAATGCATTGAGAGCTCACGCCATGATCGCCCTAGCATGAGGCAAGTGGTGAACCAAATGCTGAAGTTGCGTATTATCAGAAAGCACGCAAAGGCACTCGGCTTCTATTGA
- the LOC115747272 gene encoding receptor-like cytoplasmic kinase 176 isoform X5 translates to MIDQDYNAVLYDFSMLSGGYLTDRSFLIDEDAKGCHGYMDPNFDNHGKWSNKADVFAYGVVLLCLIGKRVYTEEDRLSPAPAPSVYEWAENEYNGSKPAKGSSKIKSSLVDESLKESPLFKFKDSLKITKLAMQCIKHNPHRRPSMKQVVSCLLNLHIVQYDKEAVGFDHKLFVEVTLPNPLKDKFKDLKEWIMTDLYSHLSSWFYFGGIRRTVPFISNRFYSQNQWPLGWRSSFFSQPFHIERTPCPSIANKRSILIEAAKRHGKMQLFSFEDLSQFTDEFSMENFIGNFQFGKMYHGKIGSRAVTVKILDKAETYFNSPGVGELMDELTLLRHPEFILHPSMVKLVGYCCEDENLGVVYDLNSLDTAQNLLTEDSFTWMRRIKVALGCARLLEFLHSKDGRDLPYAVRNIRPSHIMVDKEYNPIMFEFAMFTGGILPLPKYKKLSKHKLCLGYTECHPEDEVCGFQMGEERYDLRGGWTETDVLAFGTVLLNLITMRPYKYSEGPFPHDWAKEYEEKIAGSDDEMKCSLVHASLQANPGFYSDDGPKITRLAMQCIESSRHDRPSMRQVVNQMLKLRIIRKHAKALGFY, encoded by the exons ATGATTGACCAG GACTACAATGCAGTGTTATATGACTTCAGCATGCTTTCAGGTGGATATTTAACCGATAGGTCGTTCCTCATAGATGAAGATGCGAAAGGCTGTCATGGATACATGGATCCAAATTTTGACAATCATG GCAAATGGTCTAACAAAGCTGATGTCTTCGCATATGGAGTTGTGTTATTGTGTTTGATCGGCAAAAGAGTCTATACAGAGGAGGACAGATTAAGTCCTGCTCCTGCGCCTTCTGTCTATGAATGGGCCGAAAATGAGTACAACGGATCGAAGCCAGCCAAGGGCTCTAGCAAAATTAAATCGTCTCTTGTGGATGAAAGTCTCAAAGAAAGTCCGTTGTTCAAATTCAAAGACAGTTTAAAGATTACAAAGCTGGCCATGCAATGTATCAAGCATAACCCTCATCGCCGCCCATCAATGAAGCAAGTCGTTAGCTGTTTGCTGAATCTGCATATTGTTCAGTATGATAAAGAGGCTGTGGGTTTTGATCACAAACTGTTTGTGGAAGTCACTCTGCCCAATCCACTGAAGGATAAGTTTAAAG ATTTGAAGGAATGGATTATGACAGATCTCTATTCTCATCTCTCAAGCTGGTTTTATTTTGGAGGCATCAGAAGAACTGTCCCATTCATCTCTAATCGTTTCTACAGCCAGAATCAGTGGCCTTTAGGTTGGCGATCCTCATTCTTCTCCCAGCCTTTTCATATTGAAAGAACTCCTTGTCCAAGCATAGCTAATAAAAGAAGTATTCTGATTGAAGCAG CAAAACGGCATGGTAAGATGCAACTGTTTTCATTTGAAGACCTCAGCCAGTTCACTGATGAGTTTTCCATGGAGAATTTTATTGGGAACTTCCAGTTTGGCAAAATGTATCATGGAAAGATTGGATCACGAGCAGTGACTGTGAAAATATTAGACAAGGCAGAGACATATTTTAATTCTCCCGGAGTGGGAGAATTGATG GATGAGCTAACTCTACTTCGGCATCCAGAGTTCATCCTACACCCTTCTATGGTGAAGTTGGTAGGCTACTGTTGTGAAGATGAGAACCTTGGTGTAGTGTATGATCTGAATTCCTTGGATACTGCTCAAAACCTCCTGACAGAAG ATAGCTTTACATGGATGCGGAGGATTAAGGTTGCTCTTGGATGTGCTCGTCTTCTTGAATTCCTTCACTCCAAGGATGGACGGGATCTACCTTATGCAGTCCGTAATATACGTCCAAGTCATATAATGGTTGACAAG GAATACAACCCAATAATGTTCGAGTTTGCAATGTTTACTGGTGGAATTCTTCCTCTGCCAAAATACaagaagctttcaaagcatAAATTGTGTCTCGGCTACACTGAATGTCATCCTGAAGATGAAG TATGTGGGTTTCAAATGGGAGAAGAAAGATATGATTTACGAG GCGGGTGGACAGAAACCGATGTGCTTGCGTTTGGGACTGTTCTCCTTAATCTGATTACGATGAGGCCCTATAAGTACTCGGAAGGACCTTTTCCTCATGACTGGGCCAAGGAGTACGAGGAGAAAATTGCCGGGTCAGATGACGAGATGAAATGCTCGTTGGTACATGCAAGCCTGCAAGCGAACCCGGGATTCTATTCCGACGATGGACCTAAGATCACAAGGTTAGCAATGCAATGCATTGAGAGCTCACGCCATGATCGCCCTAGCATGAGGCAAGTGGTGAACCAAATGCTGAAGTTGCGTATTATCAGAAAGCACGCAAAGGCACTCGGCTTCTATTGA
- the LOC115747272 gene encoding uncharacterized protein LOC115747272 isoform X2 — translation MVPDDWRTCPYSLIEEITNDFSEENYIGSFQFGKVYRGDYEGKKVTVKISEDKPLNFLVRPGEVARSFREESYMHMWLTKSGLHDLHPNIVKCLCHTYFEGYFARVYDLNPLDTLHNLVTKDSFTWHQRIRAALGLANFLAYLHCFDPPLLVRNLDAAHVMIDQDYNAVLYDFSMLSGGYLTDRSFLIDEDAKGCHGYMDPNFDNHGKWSNKADVFAYGVVLLCLIGKRVYTEEDRLSPAPAPSVYEWAENEYNGSKPAKGSSKIKSSLVDESLKESPLFKFKDSLKITKLAMQCIKHNPHRRPSMKQVVSCLLNLHIVQYDKEAVGFDHKLFVEVTLPNPLKDKFKDLYSHLSSWFYFGGIRRTVPFISNRFYSQNQWPLGWRSSFFSQPFHIERTPCPSIANKRSILIEAAKRHGKMQLFSFEDLSQFTDEFSMENFIGNFQFGKMYHGKIGSRAVTVKILDKAETYFNSPGVGELMDELTLLRHPEFILHPSMVKLVGYCCEDENLGVVYDLNSLDTAQNLLTEDSFTWMRRIKVALGCARLLEFLHSKDGRDLPYAVRNIRPSHIMVDKEYNPIMFEFAMFTGGILPLPKYKKLSKHKLCLGYTECHPEDEVCGFQMGEERYDLRGGWTETDVLAFGTVLLNLITMRPYKYSEGPFPHDWAKEYEEKIAGSDDEMKCSLVHASLQANPGFYSDDGPKITRLAMQCIESSRHDRPSMRQVVNQMLKLRIIRKHAKALGFY, via the exons ATGGTTCCAGACGACTGGAGGACTTGTCCTTACAGTCTTATTGAAGAGATCACCAACGACTTTAGTGAAGAAAACTACATCGGCAGTTTCCAATTCGGTAAAGTCTACCGTGGAGATTACGAAGGAAAGAAGGTTACGGTGAAGATATCGGAGGACAAACCTCTGAATTTTCTGGTCAGACCAGGAGAAGTCGCACGCAGCTTCCGGGAAGAATCTTATATGCACATGTGGTTGACTAAATCGGGACTACACGATCTTCACCCAAACATAGTCAAGTGCCTTTGTCACACTTATTTCGAAGGATATTTTGCTCGTGTTTACGACCTGAATCCTCTGGATACACTGCACAATCTTGTCACCAAAG ATAGCTTTACTTGGCACCAGAGGATCAGGGCTGCTTTAGGACTTGCTAACTTTCTTGCGTACCTTCATTGTTTTGACCCGCCTTTGCTGGTTCGTAATTTGGATGCTGCTCATGTAATGATTGACCAG GACTACAATGCAGTGTTATATGACTTCAGCATGCTTTCAGGTGGATATTTAACCGATAGGTCGTTCCTCATAGATGAAGATGCGAAAGGCTGTCATGGATACATGGATCCAAATTTTGACAATCATG GCAAATGGTCTAACAAAGCTGATGTCTTCGCATATGGAGTTGTGTTATTGTGTTTGATCGGCAAAAGAGTCTATACAGAGGAGGACAGATTAAGTCCTGCTCCTGCGCCTTCTGTCTATGAATGGGCCGAAAATGAGTACAACGGATCGAAGCCAGCCAAGGGCTCTAGCAAAATTAAATCGTCTCTTGTGGATGAAAGTCTCAAAGAAAGTCCGTTGTTCAAATTCAAAGACAGTTTAAAGATTACAAAGCTGGCCATGCAATGTATCAAGCATAACCCTCATCGCCGCCCATCAATGAAGCAAGTCGTTAGCTGTTTGCTGAATCTGCATATTGTTCAGTATGATAAAGAGGCTGTGGGTTTTGATCACAAACTGTTTGTGGAAGTCACTCTGCCCAATCCACTGAAGGATAAGTTTAAAG ATCTCTATTCTCATCTCTCAAGCTGGTTTTATTTTGGAGGCATCAGAAGAACTGTCCCATTCATCTCTAATCGTTTCTACAGCCAGAATCAGTGGCCTTTAGGTTGGCGATCCTCATTCTTCTCCCAGCCTTTTCATATTGAAAGAACTCCTTGTCCAAGCATAGCTAATAAAAGAAGTATTCTGATTGAAGCAG CAAAACGGCATGGTAAGATGCAACTGTTTTCATTTGAAGACCTCAGCCAGTTCACTGATGAGTTTTCCATGGAGAATTTTATTGGGAACTTCCAGTTTGGCAAAATGTATCATGGAAAGATTGGATCACGAGCAGTGACTGTGAAAATATTAGACAAGGCAGAGACATATTTTAATTCTCCCGGAGTGGGAGAATTGATG GATGAGCTAACTCTACTTCGGCATCCAGAGTTCATCCTACACCCTTCTATGGTGAAGTTGGTAGGCTACTGTTGTGAAGATGAGAACCTTGGTGTAGTGTATGATCTGAATTCCTTGGATACTGCTCAAAACCTCCTGACAGAAG ATAGCTTTACATGGATGCGGAGGATTAAGGTTGCTCTTGGATGTGCTCGTCTTCTTGAATTCCTTCACTCCAAGGATGGACGGGATCTACCTTATGCAGTCCGTAATATACGTCCAAGTCATATAATGGTTGACAAG GAATACAACCCAATAATGTTCGAGTTTGCAATGTTTACTGGTGGAATTCTTCCTCTGCCAAAATACaagaagctttcaaagcatAAATTGTGTCTCGGCTACACTGAATGTCATCCTGAAGATGAAG TATGTGGGTTTCAAATGGGAGAAGAAAGATATGATTTACGAG GCGGGTGGACAGAAACCGATGTGCTTGCGTTTGGGACTGTTCTCCTTAATCTGATTACGATGAGGCCCTATAAGTACTCGGAAGGACCTTTTCCTCATGACTGGGCCAAGGAGTACGAGGAGAAAATTGCCGGGTCAGATGACGAGATGAAATGCTCGTTGGTACATGCAAGCCTGCAAGCGAACCCGGGATTCTATTCCGACGATGGACCTAAGATCACAAGGTTAGCAATGCAATGCATTGAGAGCTCACGCCATGATCGCCCTAGCATGAGGCAAGTGGTGAACCAAATGCTGAAGTTGCGTATTATCAGAAAGCACGCAAAGGCACTCGGCTTCTATTGA
- the LOC115747272 gene encoding uncharacterized protein LOC115747272 isoform X3 — MVPDDWRTCPYSLIEEITNDFSEENYIGSFQFGKVYRGDYEGKKVTVKISEDKPLNFLVRPGEVARSFREESYMHMWLTKSGLHDLHPNIVKCLCHTYFEGYFARVYDLNPLDTLHNLVTKDSFTWHQRIRAALGLANFLAYLHCFDPPLLVRNLDAAHVMIDQDYNAVLYDFSMLSGGYLTDRSFLIDEDAKGCHGYMDPNFDNHGKWSNKADVFAYGVVLLCLIGKRVYTEEDRLSPAPAPSVYEWAENEYNGSKPAKGSSKIKSSLVDESLKESPLFKFKDSLKITKLAMQCIKHNPHRRPSMKQVVSCLLNLHIVQYDKEAVGFDHKLFVEVTLPNPLKDKFKDLKEWIMTDLYSHLSSWFYFGGIRRTVPFISNRFYSQNQWPLGWRSSFFSQPFHIERTPCPSIANKRSILIEADLSQFTDEFSMENFIGNFQFGKMYHGKIGSRAVTVKILDKAETYFNSPGVGELMDELTLLRHPEFILHPSMVKLVGYCCEDENLGVVYDLNSLDTAQNLLTEDSFTWMRRIKVALGCARLLEFLHSKDGRDLPYAVRNIRPSHIMVDKEYNPIMFEFAMFTGGILPLPKYKKLSKHKLCLGYTECHPEDEVCGFQMGEERYDLRGGWTETDVLAFGTVLLNLITMRPYKYSEGPFPHDWAKEYEEKIAGSDDEMKCSLVHASLQANPGFYSDDGPKITRLAMQCIESSRHDRPSMRQVVNQMLKLRIIRKHAKALGFY, encoded by the exons ATGGTTCCAGACGACTGGAGGACTTGTCCTTACAGTCTTATTGAAGAGATCACCAACGACTTTAGTGAAGAAAACTACATCGGCAGTTTCCAATTCGGTAAAGTCTACCGTGGAGATTACGAAGGAAAGAAGGTTACGGTGAAGATATCGGAGGACAAACCTCTGAATTTTCTGGTCAGACCAGGAGAAGTCGCACGCAGCTTCCGGGAAGAATCTTATATGCACATGTGGTTGACTAAATCGGGACTACACGATCTTCACCCAAACATAGTCAAGTGCCTTTGTCACACTTATTTCGAAGGATATTTTGCTCGTGTTTACGACCTGAATCCTCTGGATACACTGCACAATCTTGTCACCAAAG ATAGCTTTACTTGGCACCAGAGGATCAGGGCTGCTTTAGGACTTGCTAACTTTCTTGCGTACCTTCATTGTTTTGACCCGCCTTTGCTGGTTCGTAATTTGGATGCTGCTCATGTAATGATTGACCAG GACTACAATGCAGTGTTATATGACTTCAGCATGCTTTCAGGTGGATATTTAACCGATAGGTCGTTCCTCATAGATGAAGATGCGAAAGGCTGTCATGGATACATGGATCCAAATTTTGACAATCATG GCAAATGGTCTAACAAAGCTGATGTCTTCGCATATGGAGTTGTGTTATTGTGTTTGATCGGCAAAAGAGTCTATACAGAGGAGGACAGATTAAGTCCTGCTCCTGCGCCTTCTGTCTATGAATGGGCCGAAAATGAGTACAACGGATCGAAGCCAGCCAAGGGCTCTAGCAAAATTAAATCGTCTCTTGTGGATGAAAGTCTCAAAGAAAGTCCGTTGTTCAAATTCAAAGACAGTTTAAAGATTACAAAGCTGGCCATGCAATGTATCAAGCATAACCCTCATCGCCGCCCATCAATGAAGCAAGTCGTTAGCTGTTTGCTGAATCTGCATATTGTTCAGTATGATAAAGAGGCTGTGGGTTTTGATCACAAACTGTTTGTGGAAGTCACTCTGCCCAATCCACTGAAGGATAAGTTTAAAG ATTTGAAGGAATGGATTATGACAGATCTCTATTCTCATCTCTCAAGCTGGTTTTATTTTGGAGGCATCAGAAGAACTGTCCCATTCATCTCTAATCGTTTCTACAGCCAGAATCAGTGGCCTTTAGGTTGGCGATCCTCATTCTTCTCCCAGCCTTTTCATATTGAAAGAACTCCTTGTCCAAGCATAGCTAATAAAAGAAGTATTCTGATTGAAGCAG ACCTCAGCCAGTTCACTGATGAGTTTTCCATGGAGAATTTTATTGGGAACTTCCAGTTTGGCAAAATGTATCATGGAAAGATTGGATCACGAGCAGTGACTGTGAAAATATTAGACAAGGCAGAGACATATTTTAATTCTCCCGGAGTGGGAGAATTGATG GATGAGCTAACTCTACTTCGGCATCCAGAGTTCATCCTACACCCTTCTATGGTGAAGTTGGTAGGCTACTGTTGTGAAGATGAGAACCTTGGTGTAGTGTATGATCTGAATTCCTTGGATACTGCTCAAAACCTCCTGACAGAAG ATAGCTTTACATGGATGCGGAGGATTAAGGTTGCTCTTGGATGTGCTCGTCTTCTTGAATTCCTTCACTCCAAGGATGGACGGGATCTACCTTATGCAGTCCGTAATATACGTCCAAGTCATATAATGGTTGACAAG GAATACAACCCAATAATGTTCGAGTTTGCAATGTTTACTGGTGGAATTCTTCCTCTGCCAAAATACaagaagctttcaaagcatAAATTGTGTCTCGGCTACACTGAATGTCATCCTGAAGATGAAG TATGTGGGTTTCAAATGGGAGAAGAAAGATATGATTTACGAG GCGGGTGGACAGAAACCGATGTGCTTGCGTTTGGGACTGTTCTCCTTAATCTGATTACGATGAGGCCCTATAAGTACTCGGAAGGACCTTTTCCTCATGACTGGGCCAAGGAGTACGAGGAGAAAATTGCCGGGTCAGATGACGAGATGAAATGCTCGTTGGTACATGCAAGCCTGCAAGCGAACCCGGGATTCTATTCCGACGATGGACCTAAGATCACAAGGTTAGCAATGCAATGCATTGAGAGCTCACGCCATGATCGCCCTAGCATGAGGCAAGTGGTGAACCAAATGCTGAAGTTGCGTATTATCAGAAAGCACGCAAAGGCACTCGGCTTCTATTGA
- the LOC115747272 gene encoding uncharacterized protein LOC115747272 isoform X4, giving the protein MVPDDWRTCPYSLIEEITNDFSEENYIGSFQFGKVYRGDYEGKKVTVKISEDKPLNFLVRPGEVARSFREESYMHMWLTKSGLHDLHPNIVKCLCHTYFEGYFARVYDLNPLDTLHNLVTKDSFTWHQRIRAALGLANFLAYLHCFDPPLLVRNLDAAHVMIDQDYNAVLYDFSMLSGGYLTDRSFLIDEDAKGCHGYMDPNFDNHGKWSNKADVFAYGVVLLCLIGKRVYTEEDRLSPAPAPSVYEWAENEYNGSKPAKGSSKIKSSLVDESLKESPLFKFKDSLKITKLAMQCIKHNPHRRPSMKQVVSCLLNLHIVQYDKEAVGFDHKLFVEVTLPNPLKDKFKDLKEWIMTDLYSHLSSWFYFGGIRRTVPFISNRFYSQNQWPLGWRSSFFSQPFHIERTPCPSIANKRSILIEAAKRHGKMQLFSFEDLSQFTDEFSMENFIGNFQFGKMYHGKIGSRAVTVKILDKAETYFNSPGVGELMDELTLLRHPEFILHPSMVKLVGYCCEDENLGVVYDLNSLDTAQNLLTEDSFTWMRRIKVALGCARLLEFLHSKDGRDLPYAVRNIRPSHIMVDKEYNPIMFEFAMFTGGILPLPKYKKLSKHKLCLGYTECHPEDEGGWTETDVLAFGTVLLNLITMRPYKYSEGPFPHDWAKEYEEKIAGSDDEMKCSLVHASLQANPGFYSDDGPKITRLAMQCIESSRHDRPSMRQVVNQMLKLRIIRKHAKALGFY; this is encoded by the exons ATGGTTCCAGACGACTGGAGGACTTGTCCTTACAGTCTTATTGAAGAGATCACCAACGACTTTAGTGAAGAAAACTACATCGGCAGTTTCCAATTCGGTAAAGTCTACCGTGGAGATTACGAAGGAAAGAAGGTTACGGTGAAGATATCGGAGGACAAACCTCTGAATTTTCTGGTCAGACCAGGAGAAGTCGCACGCAGCTTCCGGGAAGAATCTTATATGCACATGTGGTTGACTAAATCGGGACTACACGATCTTCACCCAAACATAGTCAAGTGCCTTTGTCACACTTATTTCGAAGGATATTTTGCTCGTGTTTACGACCTGAATCCTCTGGATACACTGCACAATCTTGTCACCAAAG ATAGCTTTACTTGGCACCAGAGGATCAGGGCTGCTTTAGGACTTGCTAACTTTCTTGCGTACCTTCATTGTTTTGACCCGCCTTTGCTGGTTCGTAATTTGGATGCTGCTCATGTAATGATTGACCAG GACTACAATGCAGTGTTATATGACTTCAGCATGCTTTCAGGTGGATATTTAACCGATAGGTCGTTCCTCATAGATGAAGATGCGAAAGGCTGTCATGGATACATGGATCCAAATTTTGACAATCATG GCAAATGGTCTAACAAAGCTGATGTCTTCGCATATGGAGTTGTGTTATTGTGTTTGATCGGCAAAAGAGTCTATACAGAGGAGGACAGATTAAGTCCTGCTCCTGCGCCTTCTGTCTATGAATGGGCCGAAAATGAGTACAACGGATCGAAGCCAGCCAAGGGCTCTAGCAAAATTAAATCGTCTCTTGTGGATGAAAGTCTCAAAGAAAGTCCGTTGTTCAAATTCAAAGACAGTTTAAAGATTACAAAGCTGGCCATGCAATGTATCAAGCATAACCCTCATCGCCGCCCATCAATGAAGCAAGTCGTTAGCTGTTTGCTGAATCTGCATATTGTTCAGTATGATAAAGAGGCTGTGGGTTTTGATCACAAACTGTTTGTGGAAGTCACTCTGCCCAATCCACTGAAGGATAAGTTTAAAG ATTTGAAGGAATGGATTATGACAGATCTCTATTCTCATCTCTCAAGCTGGTTTTATTTTGGAGGCATCAGAAGAACTGTCCCATTCATCTCTAATCGTTTCTACAGCCAGAATCAGTGGCCTTTAGGTTGGCGATCCTCATTCTTCTCCCAGCCTTTTCATATTGAAAGAACTCCTTGTCCAAGCATAGCTAATAAAAGAAGTATTCTGATTGAAGCAG CAAAACGGCATGGTAAGATGCAACTGTTTTCATTTGAAGACCTCAGCCAGTTCACTGATGAGTTTTCCATGGAGAATTTTATTGGGAACTTCCAGTTTGGCAAAATGTATCATGGAAAGATTGGATCACGAGCAGTGACTGTGAAAATATTAGACAAGGCAGAGACATATTTTAATTCTCCCGGAGTGGGAGAATTGATG GATGAGCTAACTCTACTTCGGCATCCAGAGTTCATCCTACACCCTTCTATGGTGAAGTTGGTAGGCTACTGTTGTGAAGATGAGAACCTTGGTGTAGTGTATGATCTGAATTCCTTGGATACTGCTCAAAACCTCCTGACAGAAG ATAGCTTTACATGGATGCGGAGGATTAAGGTTGCTCTTGGATGTGCTCGTCTTCTTGAATTCCTTCACTCCAAGGATGGACGGGATCTACCTTATGCAGTCCGTAATATACGTCCAAGTCATATAATGGTTGACAAG GAATACAACCCAATAATGTTCGAGTTTGCAATGTTTACTGGTGGAATTCTTCCTCTGCCAAAATACaagaagctttcaaagcatAAATTGTGTCTCGGCTACACTGAATGTCATCCTGAAGATGAAG GCGGGTGGACAGAAACCGATGTGCTTGCGTTTGGGACTGTTCTCCTTAATCTGATTACGATGAGGCCCTATAAGTACTCGGAAGGACCTTTTCCTCATGACTGGGCCAAGGAGTACGAGGAGAAAATTGCCGGGTCAGATGACGAGATGAAATGCTCGTTGGTACATGCAAGCCTGCAAGCGAACCCGGGATTCTATTCCGACGATGGACCTAAGATCACAAGGTTAGCAATGCAATGCATTGAGAGCTCACGCCATGATCGCCCTAGCATGAGGCAAGTGGTGAACCAAATGCTGAAGTTGCGTATTATCAGAAAGCACGCAAAGGCACTCGGCTTCTATTGA